Proteins co-encoded in one Brassica oleracea var. oleracea cultivar TO1000 chromosome C4, BOL, whole genome shotgun sequence genomic window:
- the LOC106342596 gene encoding probable leucine-rich repeat receptor-like protein kinase IMK3 — translation MASLRSFFLLHLIIIILLFFVSPGSSQAWDGVVITQADYQGLQAVKQEFIDPRGVLTSWNGSGFTACSGGWAGIKCAQGQVIVIQLPWKSLGGRISEKIGQLQALRKLSLHDNNLGGSIPLSLGLIPNLRGVQLFNNRLTGSIPASLGASRFLQTLDLSNNLLSEAIPMSLADSTKLLRLNLSFNSLSGQIPVSLTSSSSLQFLSLDHNNLSGPVLDTWGSTNSTSPSLRVLSLDHNSLSGPFPFSLCNLLDLQVFSFSHNRISGALPSELSKLTKLRVMDISSNSISGQIPETLGDISSLTLLDFSQNRLTGEIPDSITDLKSLTFFNVSYNNLSGPVPTLLSQKFNSTSFLGNLGLCGYSASTPCPTINPPSPSPIKSSGRNLSTKDIILIASGALLIVMFILVFILLCCLLRKKPDKSKPKGLETGPGTVKKTEKGGEAEAGGETGGKLVHFDGPLAFTADDLLCATAEIMGKSTYGTVYKATLEDGSQVAVKRLREKITKGQKEFENEINVLGRIRHPNLLALRAYYLGPKGEKLVVFDYMSRGNLATFLHARGPDVHINWPTRMSLIKGMARGLFYLHTHANLIHGNLTSSNVLLDENNNAKISDYGLSRLMITAAGSSVIATASALGYRAPELSKLKKANTKTDVYSLGVIILELLTGKSPSEALNGVDLPQWVATAVKEESTNEVFDVELLNDVNTMGDELLNTLKLALHCVDPTPSTRPEAQQVMTQLGEIRPEEMAAVTTSEPLIDVPEASASTSR, via the exons ATGGCTTCACTTCGAAGCTTCTTTCTCCTTCACCTAATCATCATCATCCTCCTCTTCTTCGTCTCTCCCGGCTCAAGCCAAGCATGGGACGGTGTAGTGATCACGCAAGCTGATTACCAAGGCCTTCAAGCGGTTAAACAAGAGTTTATTGACCCAAGAGGGGTCTTGACAAGCTGGAACGGTTCAGGCTTCACCGCTTGCTCTGGAGGCTGGGCTGGAATCAAATGTGCTCAAGGTCAAGTTATAGTGATTCAGCTTCCATGGAAGTCTCTTGGTGGCAGAATCTCCGAGAAAATAGGACAGCTTCAAGCTCTACGCAAGCTTAGTCTTCACGACAACAACCTCGGAGGCTCGATTCCTTTGTCTTTAGGACTCATTCCTAATCTCAGAGGAGTTCAGCTTTTCAACAACCGTCTCACCGGTTCCATCCCTGCTTCTCTAGGTGCTTCTCGTTTCCTTCAGACACTTGATCTCAGCAATAACCTTCTCTCTGAAGCTATCCCTATGAGTCTTGCTGATTCCACTAAGCTTCTTAGGCTTAACCTCAGCTTCAACTCACTCTCTGGTCAAATCCCAGTGAGTCTCACTAGCTCTTCTTCACTTCAGTTTCTATCCCTTGACCATAACAACCTCTCTGGTCCAGTTCTAGACACTTGGGGTAGTACTAACAGCACTTCTCCTAGTCTCCGTGTCTTGTCTCTTGACCACAACTCTCTCTCTGGTCCATTCCCATTTTCACTTTGCAACTTACTAGACCTACAAGTCTTCTCCTTTAGTCATAATAGGATCAGTGGAGCCCTACCTTCCGAGCTAAGCAAGCTCACTAAGCTTAGAGTAATGGATATTAGCAGCAACAGTATCAGTGGCCAGATTCCTGAAACCCTAGGGGACATTTCTTCTCTTACACTTCTAGATTTCTCTCAAAACAGACTCACCGGAGAGATTCCTGATTCCATCACTGATCTGAAAAGCCTCACATTCTTCAATGTCTCTTACAACAACTTATCTGGTCCTGTTCCCACTCTCTTGTCCCAAAAGTTCAACTCCACCTCCTTTCTCGGAAACCTAGGGCTTTGTGGATACAGTGCTTCTACACCATGTCCTACTATAAACCCTCCTTCACCGTCTCCTATCAAATCATCTGGCAGGAACCTGAGTACTAAAGACATCATCCTCATTGCTTCTGGAGCACTCCTCATAGTTATGTTTATCCTTGTGTTCATTCTCCTCTGTTGCTTGCTGAGGAAGAAACCAGACAAATCCAAACCTAAAGGCCTAGAGACTGGACCAGGAACTGTGAAGAAGACCGAAAAAGGAGGAGAAGCTGAAGCTGGAGGTGAGACAGGAGGGAAGCTTGTTCACTTTGATGGGCCATTGGCGTTTACAGCTGATGATCTTCTGTGTGCAACGGCAGAGATCATGGGGAAAAGCACTTATGGAACGGTTTACAAAGCTACACTTGAAGATGGAAGTCAAGTTGCAGTGAAGAGACTGAGAGAAAAGATCACCAAAGGGCAGAAAGAGTTTGAGAATGAGATTAATGTGTTGGGAAGAATCAGACATCCGAACCTACTTGCACTTAGGGCTTATTACTTGGGACCCAAGGGAGAGAAGCTTGTGGTCTTTGATTACATGTCTAGAGGCAATCTTGCCACATTCCTCCATG CTAGAGGACCTGATGTTCATATCAACTGGCCTACAAGGATGAGTTTAATAAAAGGAATGGCGCGTGGTTTGTTCTACCTTCACACGCACGCAAACCTCATCCACGGAAACCTAACGTCAAGCAATGTACTTCTAGATGAGAACAACAACGCAAAGATCTCAGACTACGGTCTCTCAAGGCTAATGATTACAGCAGCAGGGTCAAGTGTTATTGCAACGGCTAGTGCATTAGGTTACAGAGCACCTGAGCTCTCTAAGCTGAAGAAAGCCAACACAAAGACCGATGTTTACAGCCTCGGTGTGATCATACTGGAGCTTTTGACTGGGAAGTCTCCGAGCGAGGCCTTGAACGGTGTGGATCTGCCTCAGTGGGTTGCTACTGCCGTTAAAGAAGAGTCCACTAATGAAGTTTTTGATGTGGAGTTGTTGAATGATGTGAACACTATGGGTGATGAGTTGTTGAATACGCTGAAACTGGCTTTGCATTGTGTTGATCCTACGCCGTCAACTAGACCTGAAGCTCAGCAAGTTATGACACAGCTTGGAGAGATTAGACCGGAGGAGATGGCAGCAGTGACAACATCTGAACCGTTGATTGATGTTCCTGAAGCTTCTGCTTCCACAAGTCGATAG
- the LOC106342597 gene encoding probable methyltransferase PMT22 gives MNIFQSRKFSGLCVLSILLVSVTILLLTNDTIDLFPYLSLSYLRRSSLSDVPTFTPTSSPTTVDSPPPPPEPPVSQTPVVDDDEPVDQDLEMDWVKDKTSLKVEWKRCESPDYMPCLDNVKAIKKLKSKRNMEHRERHCPVLAPRCLVPLPKRYKVPLPWPKSRDMIWYDNAPHPKLVDYKKDQNWIRKTGPFFVFPGGGTQFKDGVIHYINYIQKTLPVLEWGKKVRVVLDVGCGVASFGGTLLDKNVITMSFAPKDEHEAQIQFALERGIPATLAVIGTQKLPFPDNAYDVIHCARCRVHWHGYGGRPLLELNRILRPGGFFVWSATPVYQHDEGHRNVWKTMESLTTSMCWKVVARTRFTKVGFVIYQKPDSDSCYGARKNNEPPLCNEEDTKKNSSWYTPLLSCVPKVPVGLSGKWPSQWPGRLADRPVTEQISEESFREDTRLWSETVSDIYLNGLAINWTKIHNVMDMNAGYGGFAAALINKPLWVMNVVPVQGEDTLSMIFDRGLIGIYHEWCESFNTYPRSYDLLHSSFLLTNLSQRCDLVEVVVEIDRIVRPGGYLVVQDTVEMMKKLNPILLSLRWSTNVYKGKFLVGLKSSWRP, from the exons ATGAACATCTTCCAAAGCCGTAAATTCTCAGGCCTATGCGTTCTCTCAATCTTGCTCGTATCAGTCACGATCCTCCTCTTAACCAACGACACCATCGATCTCTTCCCTTACTTGTCTCTCTCTTACCTCCGTCGCTCTTCGCTCTCCGACGTCCCCACCTTCACACCAACCTCTAGTCCCACCACCGTGGACAGCCCTCCACCCCCTCCGGAACCACCGGTCTCTCAGACCCCCGTCGTCGACGATGATGAACCGGTTGATCAAGATTTGGAAATGGATTGGGTTAAAGACAAGACTAGTTTGAAGGTGGAGTGGAAGAGATGCGAGAGTCCAGATTACATGCCGTGTTTGGATAACGTGAAAGCCATCAAGAAACTCAAGTCTAAGAGGAACATGGAGCACAGAGAGAGGCACTGTCCTGTGCTTGCACCTAGATGCCTCGTTCCTTTGCCAAAACGCTACAAGGTTCCTTTGCCTTGGCCTAAGAGCAGAGACATG ATATGGTATGATAATGCGCCTCACCCCAAGCTTGTAGACTACAAGAAAGACCAGAACTGGATTCGTAAAACCGGACCTTTCTTTGTCTTCCCTGGAGGTGGAACTCAGTTCAAAGACGGTGTGATTCACTACATCAACTACATACAAAAG ACGTTACCTGTTCTTGAATGGGGAAAGAAAGTAAGAGTGGTTCTCGACGTTGGTTGCGGTGTGGCTAGCTTTGGTGGGACGTTACTAGACAAAAACGTGATCACAATGTCCTTTGCTCCTAAAGACGAACACGAAGCTCAGATTCAGTTTGCATTAGAACGTGGAATCCCCGCTACACTAGCTGTTATTGGAACTCAAAAGCTTCCATTTCCTGATAATGCTTACGATGTTATCCACTGCGCAAGATGCAGAGTCCATTGGCACGGATACG GTGGTAGACCGCTTTTGGAACTTAACCGGATTCTAAGGCCTGGAGGGTTCTTTGTTTGGTCAGCTACACCGGTTTATCAACACGATGAAGGGCACCGTAACGTTTGGAAAA CTATGGAGTCTTTGACTACATCAATGTGTTGGAAAGTTGTGGCGAGGACCCGTTTCACAAAAGTTGGGTTTGTGATTTACCAGAAACCAGACTCGGATTCTTGTTATGGAGCCCGTAAGAACAATGAACCTCCTCTTTGTAATGAAGAAGACACAAAGAAGAACAGTTCATGGTACACTCCTCTGCTTAGCTGTGTACCGAAAGTACCGGTCGGTTTATCCGGAAAGTGGCCTTCCCAATGGCCTGGAAGGTTAGCCGATAGGCCGGTTACAGAGCAGATCAGTGAAGAGAGTTTCAGAGAAGACACAAGACTCTGGTCTGAAACCGTGTCAGATATCTACTTAAACGGTTTAGCTATAAACTGGACCAAGATTCATAACGTGATGGACATGAATGCTGGTTATGGAGG ATTTGCAGCTGCTCTTATAAACAAACCTCTATGGGTGATGAATGTGGTTCCTGTACAAGGTGAAGACACATTATCAATGATTTTCGACAGAGGGCTGATAGGGATTTACCATGAATGGTGTGAGTCTTTCAACACGTACCCTAGATCATATGATCTCTTGCACTCTAGTTTCCTTCTCACCAATCTTTCTCAAAG GTGTGATTTGGTGGAAGTGGTAGTGGAAATAGATAGAATAGTGAGACCAGGAGGATACCTTGTGGTGCAAGACACCGTTGAAATGATGAAGAAGCTTAACCCTATTCTTTTATCTCTACGGTGGTCAACGAATGTGTACAAAGGCAAGTTCCTTGTTGGGTTGAAGTCATCGTGGCGTCCATAA
- the LOC106341603 gene encoding probable inactive receptor-like protein kinase At3g56050 has protein sequence MSKNWKSVRLRLQMRTLMLFVVILSFDSLETEGLAVTKNLQNDRDAAALEAVSFHRKLLGRFRNPYTHLNSYKDHRPVASVTPPSSSVVPSHRSKTSRSSASHPPRKSPPALHVSSAPPPSVAFPNIPTLRRSSSNSIAPIVVGCTGGVLLLLLATGVFFFKSKAGKSVNPWRTGLSGQLQKVFITGVPKLKRSEIETACEEFSNVIGSCPIGTLFKGTLSSGVEVAVASVATASAKEWTNNIETQFRKKIEMLSKINHKNFVNLLGYCEEDEPFTRILVFEYASNGSVFEHLHYKESEHLDWLMRLRIAMGVAYCLEHMHELKPPIVHSNLLSSTLHLTEDYAVKIADFNFGYLKGPSERETSTNALIDTNVSDTTKEDNVNSFGLLLFELITGKLPENVKKGDSVDTSFDDFLRGKTLKEMVDPTLECFDEKVENIGEVIKICVREDTKERPTMKEVTGRLREITGLSPDDAIPKLSPLWWAELEVLSTA, from the exons ATGAGTAAGAACTGGAAGTCCGTTCGATTAAGGCTCCAGATGCGTACTCTCATGTTGTTTGTGGTGATCCTAAGCTTTGATTCTTTGGAAACTGAAGGTTTAGCGGTGACGAAAAATCTACAGAACGATAGAGATGCAGCAGCTTT GGAAGCTGTTAGTTTTCACAGGAAATTACTTGGTCGTTTCCGTAACCCCTACACGCATTTGAATTCCTACAAAGACCACCGCCCTGTGGCATCAGTAACACCACCGTCATCTTCGGTGGTTCCTTCTCATAGAAGTAAGACCAGTAGATCCTCAGCATCGCATCCGCCACGAAAAAGTCCACCTGCCCTGCATGTTTCTTCCGCACCACCTCCTTCTGTGGCCTTTCCAAATATTCCTACTCTAAGAAGAAGTTCTTCAAACAGCATAGCTCCCATTGTTGTTGGCTGCACAGGCGGTGTTCTCCTTCTTCTTTTAGCTACTGGTGTCTTCTTTTTCAAAAGCAAGGCTGGCAAATCTGTGAATCCTTGGCGTACAGGTCTTAGTGGACAACTTCAGAAAGTGTTCATAACTG GTGTCCCAAAACTGAAAAGATCTGAGATAGAAACTGCTTGTGAAGAGTTCAGTAATGTAATTGGGTCATGTCCCATTGGTACATTGTTCAAAGGGACACTATCTAGTGGGGTGGAGGTAGCTGTGGCTTCTGTTGCTACTGCTTCTGCCAAAGAATGGACTAATAACATAGAAACGCAGTTCAGAAAGAAG ATTGAAATGTTATCTAAGATAAACCACAAGAACTTTGTCAACCTTCTTGGTTACTGTGAAGAAGATGAACCTTTCACTAGGATCTTGGTCTTTGAATATGCATCAAACGGATCAGTCTTTGAACATTTACACT ATAAAGAATCAGAACATTTGGACTGGTTAATGCGGCTAAGAATAGCAATGGGTGTAGCATATTGCCTTGAACATATGCATGAGCTCAAGCCACCTATAGTCCACAGCAATCTTCTCTCATCAACACTTCACCTCACAGAAGATTACGCAGTCAAAATAGCGGATTTCAATTTTGGTTACCTAAAAGGCCCATCAGAGAGAGAGACCAGCACCAATGCACTCATAGACACGAACGTCTCAGACACAACCAAAGAAGACAATGTCAACAGCTTTGGTTTGCTGTTGTTCGAGTTGATAACCGGAAAACTCCCAGAGAATGTTAAAAAAGGTGACTCGGTAGATACCAGTTTTGATGATTTCTTGAGAGGCAAGACTCTTAAGGAGATGGTGGATCCGACACTGGAATGTTTTGATGAGAAGGTTGAGAACATAGGAGAAGTGATCAAAATCTGTGTAAGGGAAGACACGAAAGAGAGACCGACAATGAAGGAAGTTACAGGGAGGTTACGAGAGATCACAGGATTGTCACCGGACGATGCTATTCCGAAACTCTCCCCTCTTTGGTGGGCAGAGCTGGAAGTGCTGTCCACTGCGTGA